The following are encoded together in the Luoshenia tenuis genome:
- the secE gene encoding preprotein translocase subunit SecE has protein sequence MAGISLKKDPAGSSAPEKGRKGGVKAQNNKKQKRKPFRFVRESLVELKKVNWPSRKELISYTVAVVVFVILFMIVIGAVDLGLSQLYKLVIN, from the coding sequence ATGGCGGGCATTTCGCTCAAAAAGGACCCGGCGGGGTCTTCTGCACCCGAGAAAGGGCGCAAGGGCGGGGTAAAAGCGCAGAATAATAAAAAGCAAAAGCGCAAGCCCTTCCGTTTTGTGCGCGAATCTTTGGTAGAATTGAAAAAGGTGAACTGGCCTTCCCGTAAAGAGCTTATCTCTTACACGGTGGCTGTGGTCGTCTTTGTCATTCTGTTCATGATCGTGATCGGTGCGGTTGACCTGGGACTTTCCCAGCTGTACAAGCTCGTGATAAATTAG
- a CDS encoding EF-Tu C-terminal domain-related protein, whose translation NVQMEVKLITPIAIEEGLRFAIREGGRTVASGVVASIIE comes from the coding sequence AACGTACAGATGGAAGTGAAGCTGATCACGCCGATCGCCATCGAAGAGGGGCTGCGTTTTGCTATCCGCGAGGGTGGCCGCACGGTTGCTTCCGGCGTCGTGGCTTCCATTATTGAATAG
- the nusG gene encoding transcription termination/antitermination protein NusG — MSETTASAAWYVVHTYSGYENKVKANLEKTVENRGLQDLILEVTIPMEEQIEIKNGKRKTVQRKLYPGYVMVKMIMTDESWYVVRNTRGVTGFVGPGSKPIPLSNEEVRSMQVEMVPVKLDVEVGQNVRVLSGPLESFIGTVTDVDAERQKVRVSVSMFGRETPVELDFTQVVTL; from the coding sequence ATGTCTGAAACCACTGCTAGTGCTGCATGGTATGTCGTCCATACCTATTCGGGATATGAAAATAAGGTAAAGGCCAACCTGGAAAAAACCGTGGAGAACCGCGGCTTGCAGGATCTGATCCTTGAGGTAACCATCCCGATGGAAGAGCAGATCGAAATTAAAAACGGGAAACGCAAAACGGTTCAGCGCAAGCTGTATCCGGGTTATGTCATGGTCAAAATGATCATGACGGACGAATCCTGGTACGTAGTGCGCAATACGCGCGGCGTGACGGGGTTTGTGGGCCCGGGGTCCAAGCCCATTCCGCTGTCCAATGAAGAGGTACGCTCCATGCAGGTGGAGATGGTCCCGGTCAAGTTGGATGTGGAAGTCGGCCAGAATGTCCGTGTGCTGTCCGGTCCGCTGGAGAGCTTTATCGGTACGGTGACCGATGTGGATGCCGAGCGGCAAAAGGTACGCGTATCTGTATCCATGTTTGGCCGCGAAACGCCGGTTGAACTGGATTTCACCCAGGTGGTTACCTTATAA
- the rpmG gene encoding 50S ribosomal protein L33 encodes MRVKITLACTECKQRNYDTTKNKKNTPDRLEVRKYCKFCKAETVHRETR; translated from the coding sequence ATGCGCGTAAAGATCACACTGGCCTGCACGGAATGCAAGCAGCGGAATTATGATACGACCAAGAACAAGAAAAATACGCCGGATCGCTTGGAAGTGCGCAAGTATTGTAAGTTTTGCAAGGCGGAGACCGTACATCGCGAAACTCGCTAA
- the rplA gene encoding 50S ribosomal protein L1, producing the protein MKHGKNYRASQELIDRSRLYDTAEAVQLALQTAKAKFDETIELSIRLGVDPRHADQQVRGAVVLPHGTGRTVRVLVFAKGDKATEAQNAGADFVGAEELIAKIQNENWFDFDVCVATPDMMGLVGRIGRVLGPKGLMPNPKSGTVTMDITKAIEDIKAGKVEYRVDRSSIIHVPIGKKSFGEEKLLENLNVLVDAVVRAKPAAAKGTYMRSMVISSTMGPGIKINAARF; encoded by the coding sequence ATGAAACATGGTAAGAATTACCGTGCCAGCCAGGAGCTGATCGACCGCTCCAGGCTGTACGATACCGCTGAGGCTGTGCAGCTGGCCCTCCAGACGGCAAAGGCCAAGTTCGATGAGACCATCGAGCTGTCCATCCGTTTGGGTGTTGACCCGCGCCATGCCGACCAGCAGGTTCGCGGCGCGGTGGTGCTGCCCCATGGTACCGGCCGTACGGTTCGCGTGCTGGTCTTTGCCAAGGGCGATAAGGCCACCGAGGCGCAGAACGCCGGTGCCGACTTCGTGGGCGCCGAAGAGCTGATTGCCAAGATCCAGAATGAAAACTGGTTTGATTTTGATGTTTGCGTAGCCACCCCCGATATGATGGGTTTAGTGGGCCGTATCGGCCGCGTGTTGGGTCCCAAGGGCCTGATGCCTAACCCCAAGAGCGGCACGGTTACGATGGACATCACCAAGGCGATCGAGGATATCAAAGCCGGTAAGGTGGAGTACCGCGTTGACCGTTCCAGTATCATCCACGTGCCGATCGGCAAAAAGTCTTTCGGCGAAGAGAAACTGTTGGAGAACCTGAACGTGTTGGTGGATGCCGTTGTCCGCGCGAAACCCGCTGCGGCCAAGGGTACCTACATGCGTTCGATGGTCATCTCCTCTACGATGGGCCCTGGCATCAAAATCAACGCAGCGCGCTTCTAA
- the rplK gene encoding 50S ribosomal protein L11 — MAKKIAGYIKLQVPAGKATPAPPIGPALGQHGVNIMGFCKEFNERTAKQAGLVIPVVITVYADRSFSFITKTPPAAVLIKKAIGLETASGKPNREKVGNITTAQIREIAELKMPDLNANTVEAAMSMIAGTARSMGVVVVD, encoded by the coding sequence ATGGCCAAGAAAATTGCGGGTTATATCAAACTGCAGGTGCCCGCCGGCAAAGCGACTCCTGCGCCGCCGATCGGTCCGGCGCTGGGTCAGCACGGCGTCAATATAATGGGATTCTGCAAAGAATTCAACGAGCGTACGGCAAAGCAGGCCGGTCTGGTTATCCCTGTGGTAATCACCGTCTATGCGGATCGTTCTTTCAGCTTCATTACCAAAACGCCGCCGGCCGCCGTTCTGATTAAGAAGGCGATCGGTCTGGAAACGGCTTCTGGTAAGCCGAATCGTGAAAAAGTCGGCAACATCACCACTGCCCAGATCCGCGAGATCGCCGAGCTGAAAATGCCCGACCTGAACGCGAACACGGTTGAAGCGGCGATGAGCATGATCGCCGGTACGGCCCGTTCCATGGGTGTTGTCGTCGTCGACTAA